From a single Brassica napus cultivar Da-Ae chromosome C9, Da-Ae, whole genome shotgun sequence genomic region:
- the LOC106390246 gene encoding E3 ubiquitin-protein ligase SP1, with the protein MIHWGGVTCCLSAAALYLLGRSSGRDAEVLKTVTRVNQLKELAQLLELDSSKLLPFIVAVSGRVGSDTPIKCEHSGIRGVIVEETAEQHFLKHNETGSWVQDSALMLSMSKEVPWFLDDGTSRLNVVGARGATGFALTVGSEVFEESGRSLVRGTLDYLQGLKMLGVKRIERVLPTGMPLTVVGEAVKDDIGDLRIQKPERGPFYVSPKSLDQLISNLGKWSRWYKYASMGLTVFGVFLITKHVIDHVLERRRHRELQKRVLDAAAKRADETEGSNGESVSDSTKKEGAVPDLCVICLEHNYNAVFVPCGHMCCCTACSSHLTSCPLCRRRIDQVVKTYRH; encoded by the exons ATGATTCATTGGGGTGGGGTTACCTGCTGCCTCAGCGCCGCCGCTCTTTATCTTCTCGGCAGGAGTAGCGGCAGGGACGCTGAAGTTCTCAAAACCGTCACTAGGGTTAACCAGCTCAAGGAGTTAG CGCAATTGCTAGAATTAGATAGCAGCAAGCTCCTGCCTTTCATTGTGGCAGTGTCTGGAAGAGTTGGCTCCGACACACCTATCAAGTGCGAGCATAGTGGCATACGCGGCGTTATCGTCGAGGAAACG GCGGAGCAACATTTTCTGAAGCACAATGAGACTGGTTCTTGGGTTCAAGATAGTGCTTTGATGCTATCTATGAGCAAGGAGGTTCCTTGGTTCCTG GATGATGGGACAAGTCGTCTGAATGTAGTGGGAGCTCGTGGTGCAACAGGCTTTGCCTTGACTGTTGGAAGTGAAGTCTTTGAAGAGTCAGGGCGTTCCCTTGTACGGGGAACACTTGATTATCTCCAAGGCCTTAAG ATGCTTGGAGTAAAGCGCATTGAGCGCGTTCTTCCTACTGGAATGCCTCTAACTGTTGTTGGTGAG GCTGTCAAGGACGATATTGGAGATCTCAGGATTCAGAAACCTGAAAGAGGGCCTTTCTACGTCTCTCCTAAATCACTAGATCAGCTCATTTCCAATTTGGGGAAATGGTCAAG GTGGTACAAGTATGCCTCCATGGGTTTAACTGTTTTTGGTGTGTTTCTAATTACAAAGCATGTCATTGATCATGTTCTTGAGAGAAGACGCCATCGAGAGTTACAGAAAAG AGTGCTTGATGCAGCAGCTAAGAGAGCTGATGAGACTGAAG GTTCAAACGGGGAGAGCGTATCAGATTCTACCAAGAAAGAAGGCGCTGTTCCTGATCTGTGTGTGATCTGTCTAGAGCATAACTACAACGCTGTGTTTGTCCC GTGTGGTCATATGTGCTGCTGCACCGCATGCTCCTCCCACTTGACAAGCTGTCCACTTTGCCGGAGACGCATAGATCAGGTGGTTAAGACGTATCGTCACTGA